One Neovison vison isolate M4711 chromosome 2, ASM_NN_V1, whole genome shotgun sequence genomic window carries:
- the SH2D5 gene encoding SH2 domain-containing protein 5 isoform X1, which yields MLFSSTLPQPCLGAPQGLGLCFVHLAHSWHLEYCQKEQINVQPQEGAAVTIPTLQPFLPWSWKLGTLGAMQRAGAGGRRASDCGPAPHRPRCITKFAQQYVGSFPVDDLNTQESVWLVQQQLWALKDCPRRRAVILKFSLQGLKIYSGEGEVLLMAHALRRILYSTWCPADCQFAFMARNPQSPANKLFCHLFVGNQPGEVQILHLLLCRSFQLAYLLQHPEQRAQPEPCLGSAGDIAPKQLSSPGGPPGLVREPFGRGQLSQNVHALVSFRRLPAEGPVGSGKELPESEGRGGARHARLGNPYCSPTLVRKKAIRSKVIRSGAYRGCTYETQLQLSAREAFPAAWEAWPRGPGGPSCLVESEGSLTENIWAFAGISRPSALALLRRDVLGAFLLWPEPGTSGQWCLSVRTQCGVVPHQVFRNHLGRYCVEHLPAEFASLEALLEHHAGTERSLFCSLDMGRLNPSYEEQDCGSEGRPPRTLRPLGHAKSEAELQGLG from the exons ATGTTGTTTTCCAGTACGTTGCCCCAGCCCTGCTTGGGCGCTCCCCAAGGGCTGGGACTCTGTTTCGTTCACCTGGCACATAGTTGGCACTTGGAATATTGTCAGAAGGAGCAGATAAATGTACAACCCCAGGAGGGAGCTGCTGTTAccatccccactttacag CCTTTTCTCCCGTGGAGCTGGAAGCTGGGGACCCTGGGGGCCATGCAGAGGGCCGGGGCAGGGGGCCGGAGGGCCTCTGACTGTGGCCCTGCCCCTCACCGGCCCAGGTGCATCACCAAGTTCGCCCAG CAGTACGTGGGCTCCTTCCCCGTGGACGACCTGAACACCCAGGAGAGCGTGTGGCTCGTGCAGCAGCAGCTGTGGGCACTGAAG GATTGTCCCCGACGCCGGGCTGTCATCCTGAAATTCAGCCTTCAGGGCCTCAAGATTTACAGCGGGGAGGGCGAG GTGCTCCTGATGGCTCACGCCCTGCGGCGCATCCTCTACTCCACCTGGTGCCCGGCTGACTGCCAGTTCGCCTTCATGGCCCGAAACCCCCAGAGCCCGGCCAACAAGCTCTTCTGCCACCTCTTCGTGGGCAACCAGCCTGGAGAG gTCCAGATCCTGCACCTGCTGCTCTGCCGCTCCTTCCAGCTCGCTTACCTCCTGCAGCACCCTGAGCAGCGcgcacagcctgagccctgcctGGGGTCTGCAGGGGACATAGCCCCGAAGCAGCTGTCCAGCCCTGGGGGCCCCCCTGGCCTAGTACGGGAGCCCTTCGGCCGTGGTCAGCTCTCACAGAATGTGCACGCGCTGGTCTCCTTCCGGCGGCTGCCAGCAGAGGGGCCCGTGGGCAGTGGG AAGGAGCTGCCGGAGTCCGAAGGCCGAGGCGGGGCCCGCCATGCCCGCCTGGGGAATCCTTACTGCTCGCCCACGCTGGTGCGCAAGAAGGCCATTCGCAGCAAGGTGATCCGCTCTGGGGCCTACCGCGGCTGCACCTACGAGACCCAGCTGCAGCTGTCCGCTCGGGAGGCCT TTCCTGCCGCgtgggaggcgtggccccggggGCCTGGTGGCCCCTCGTGTCTGGTGGAGAGCGAGGGGAGCCTGACGGAGAACATCTGGGCCTTTGCTGGCATCTCCAG GCCCAGCGCCCTCGCCCTGCTGCGGAGAGACGTGCTTGGGGCCTTCCTGCTGTGGCCTGAGCCCGGCACCAGTGGCCAGTGGTGCCTGTCGGTGCGGACACAGTGTGGTGTGGTCCCCCACCAGGTCTTCCGGAACCACTTGGGCCGCTACTGCGTGGAG CACCTGCCGGCCGAGTTTGCCAGCCTGGAGGCCCTGCTGGAGCACCACGCTGGGACGGAGCGCAGCCTCTTCTGCTCCCTTGATATGGGCCGCCTGAACCCCAGCTACGAAGAGCAGGACTGCGGGTCCGAGGGCAGGCCCCCCCGGACACTGCGGCCCCTTGGCCATGCCAAGTCCGAGGCAGAGCTGCAGGGCCTGGGCTAG
- the SH2D5 gene encoding SH2 domain-containing protein 5 isoform X3 encodes MLFSSTLPQPCLGAPQGLGLCFVHLAHSWHLEYCQKEQINVQPQEGAAVTIPTLQYVGSFPVDDLNTQESVWLVQQQLWALKDCPRRRAVILKFSLQGLKIYSGEGEVLLMAHALRRILYSTWCPADCQFAFMARNPQSPANKLFCHLFVGNQPGEVQILHLLLCRSFQLAYLLQHPEQRAQPEPCLGSAGDIAPKQLSSPGGPPGLVREPFGRGQLSQNVHALVSFRRLPAEGPVGSGKELPESEGRGGARHARLGNPYCSPTLVRKKAIRSKVIRSGAYRGCTYETQLQLSAREAFPAAWEAWPRGPGGPSCLVESEGSLTENIWAFAGISRPSALALLRRDVLGAFLLWPEPGTSGQWCLSVRTQCGVVPHQVFRNHLGRYCVEHLPAEFASLEALLEHHAGTERSLFCSLDMGRLNPSYEEQDCGSEGRPPRTLRPLGHAKSEAELQGLG; translated from the exons ATGTTGTTTTCCAGTACGTTGCCCCAGCCCTGCTTGGGCGCTCCCCAAGGGCTGGGACTCTGTTTCGTTCACCTGGCACATAGTTGGCACTTGGAATATTGTCAGAAGGAGCAGATAAATGTACAACCCCAGGAGGGAGCTGCTGTTAccatccccactttacag TACGTGGGCTCCTTCCCCGTGGACGACCTGAACACCCAGGAGAGCGTGTGGCTCGTGCAGCAGCAGCTGTGGGCACTGAAG GATTGTCCCCGACGCCGGGCTGTCATCCTGAAATTCAGCCTTCAGGGCCTCAAGATTTACAGCGGGGAGGGCGAG GTGCTCCTGATGGCTCACGCCCTGCGGCGCATCCTCTACTCCACCTGGTGCCCGGCTGACTGCCAGTTCGCCTTCATGGCCCGAAACCCCCAGAGCCCGGCCAACAAGCTCTTCTGCCACCTCTTCGTGGGCAACCAGCCTGGAGAG gTCCAGATCCTGCACCTGCTGCTCTGCCGCTCCTTCCAGCTCGCTTACCTCCTGCAGCACCCTGAGCAGCGcgcacagcctgagccctgcctGGGGTCTGCAGGGGACATAGCCCCGAAGCAGCTGTCCAGCCCTGGGGGCCCCCCTGGCCTAGTACGGGAGCCCTTCGGCCGTGGTCAGCTCTCACAGAATGTGCACGCGCTGGTCTCCTTCCGGCGGCTGCCAGCAGAGGGGCCCGTGGGCAGTGGG AAGGAGCTGCCGGAGTCCGAAGGCCGAGGCGGGGCCCGCCATGCCCGCCTGGGGAATCCTTACTGCTCGCCCACGCTGGTGCGCAAGAAGGCCATTCGCAGCAAGGTGATCCGCTCTGGGGCCTACCGCGGCTGCACCTACGAGACCCAGCTGCAGCTGTCCGCTCGGGAGGCCT TTCCTGCCGCgtgggaggcgtggccccggggGCCTGGTGGCCCCTCGTGTCTGGTGGAGAGCGAGGGGAGCCTGACGGAGAACATCTGGGCCTTTGCTGGCATCTCCAG GCCCAGCGCCCTCGCCCTGCTGCGGAGAGACGTGCTTGGGGCCTTCCTGCTGTGGCCTGAGCCCGGCACCAGTGGCCAGTGGTGCCTGTCGGTGCGGACACAGTGTGGTGTGGTCCCCCACCAGGTCTTCCGGAACCACTTGGGCCGCTACTGCGTGGAG CACCTGCCGGCCGAGTTTGCCAGCCTGGAGGCCCTGCTGGAGCACCACGCTGGGACGGAGCGCAGCCTCTTCTGCTCCCTTGATATGGGCCGCCTGAACCCCAGCTACGAAGAGCAGGACTGCGGGTCCGAGGGCAGGCCCCCCCGGACACTGCGGCCCCTTGGCCATGCCAAGTCCGAGGCAGAGCTGCAGGGCCTGGGCTAG
- the SH2D5 gene encoding SH2 domain-containing protein 5 isoform X2, with amino-acid sequence MLFSSTLPQPCLGAPQGLGLCFVHLAHSWHLEYCQKEQINVQPQEGAAVTIPTLQPFLPWSWKLGTLGAMQRAGAGGRRASDCGPAPHRPRCITKFAQYVGSFPVDDLNTQESVWLVQQQLWALKDCPRRRAVILKFSLQGLKIYSGEGEVLLMAHALRRILYSTWCPADCQFAFMARNPQSPANKLFCHLFVGNQPGEVQILHLLLCRSFQLAYLLQHPEQRAQPEPCLGSAGDIAPKQLSSPGGPPGLVREPFGRGQLSQNVHALVSFRRLPAEGPVGSGKELPESEGRGGARHARLGNPYCSPTLVRKKAIRSKVIRSGAYRGCTYETQLQLSAREAFPAAWEAWPRGPGGPSCLVESEGSLTENIWAFAGISRPSALALLRRDVLGAFLLWPEPGTSGQWCLSVRTQCGVVPHQVFRNHLGRYCVEHLPAEFASLEALLEHHAGTERSLFCSLDMGRLNPSYEEQDCGSEGRPPRTLRPLGHAKSEAELQGLG; translated from the exons ATGTTGTTTTCCAGTACGTTGCCCCAGCCCTGCTTGGGCGCTCCCCAAGGGCTGGGACTCTGTTTCGTTCACCTGGCACATAGTTGGCACTTGGAATATTGTCAGAAGGAGCAGATAAATGTACAACCCCAGGAGGGAGCTGCTGTTAccatccccactttacag CCTTTTCTCCCGTGGAGCTGGAAGCTGGGGACCCTGGGGGCCATGCAGAGGGCCGGGGCAGGGGGCCGGAGGGCCTCTGACTGTGGCCCTGCCCCTCACCGGCCCAGGTGCATCACCAAGTTCGCCCAG TACGTGGGCTCCTTCCCCGTGGACGACCTGAACACCCAGGAGAGCGTGTGGCTCGTGCAGCAGCAGCTGTGGGCACTGAAG GATTGTCCCCGACGCCGGGCTGTCATCCTGAAATTCAGCCTTCAGGGCCTCAAGATTTACAGCGGGGAGGGCGAG GTGCTCCTGATGGCTCACGCCCTGCGGCGCATCCTCTACTCCACCTGGTGCCCGGCTGACTGCCAGTTCGCCTTCATGGCCCGAAACCCCCAGAGCCCGGCCAACAAGCTCTTCTGCCACCTCTTCGTGGGCAACCAGCCTGGAGAG gTCCAGATCCTGCACCTGCTGCTCTGCCGCTCCTTCCAGCTCGCTTACCTCCTGCAGCACCCTGAGCAGCGcgcacagcctgagccctgcctGGGGTCTGCAGGGGACATAGCCCCGAAGCAGCTGTCCAGCCCTGGGGGCCCCCCTGGCCTAGTACGGGAGCCCTTCGGCCGTGGTCAGCTCTCACAGAATGTGCACGCGCTGGTCTCCTTCCGGCGGCTGCCAGCAGAGGGGCCCGTGGGCAGTGGG AAGGAGCTGCCGGAGTCCGAAGGCCGAGGCGGGGCCCGCCATGCCCGCCTGGGGAATCCTTACTGCTCGCCCACGCTGGTGCGCAAGAAGGCCATTCGCAGCAAGGTGATCCGCTCTGGGGCCTACCGCGGCTGCACCTACGAGACCCAGCTGCAGCTGTCCGCTCGGGAGGCCT TTCCTGCCGCgtgggaggcgtggccccggggGCCTGGTGGCCCCTCGTGTCTGGTGGAGAGCGAGGGGAGCCTGACGGAGAACATCTGGGCCTTTGCTGGCATCTCCAG GCCCAGCGCCCTCGCCCTGCTGCGGAGAGACGTGCTTGGGGCCTTCCTGCTGTGGCCTGAGCCCGGCACCAGTGGCCAGTGGTGCCTGTCGGTGCGGACACAGTGTGGTGTGGTCCCCCACCAGGTCTTCCGGAACCACTTGGGCCGCTACTGCGTGGAG CACCTGCCGGCCGAGTTTGCCAGCCTGGAGGCCCTGCTGGAGCACCACGCTGGGACGGAGCGCAGCCTCTTCTGCTCCCTTGATATGGGCCGCCTGAACCCCAGCTACGAAGAGCAGGACTGCGGGTCCGAGGGCAGGCCCCCCCGGACACTGCGGCCCCTTGGCCATGCCAAGTCCGAGGCAGAGCTGCAGGGCCTGGGCTAG
- the SH2D5 gene encoding SH2 domain-containing protein 5 isoform X4, which translates to MQRAGAGGRRASDCGPAPHRPRCITKFAQQYVGSFPVDDLNTQESVWLVQQQLWALKDCPRRRAVILKFSLQGLKIYSGEGEVLLMAHALRRILYSTWCPADCQFAFMARNPQSPANKLFCHLFVGNQPGEVQILHLLLCRSFQLAYLLQHPEQRAQPEPCLGSAGDIAPKQLSSPGGPPGLVREPFGRGQLSQNVHALVSFRRLPAEGPVGSGKELPESEGRGGARHARLGNPYCSPTLVRKKAIRSKVIRSGAYRGCTYETQLQLSAREAFPAAWEAWPRGPGGPSCLVESEGSLTENIWAFAGISRPSALALLRRDVLGAFLLWPEPGTSGQWCLSVRTQCGVVPHQVFRNHLGRYCVEHLPAEFASLEALLEHHAGTERSLFCSLDMGRLNPSYEEQDCGSEGRPPRTLRPLGHAKSEAELQGLG; encoded by the exons ATGCAGAGGGCCGGGGCAGGGGGCCGGAGGGCCTCTGACTGTGGCCCTGCCCCTCACCGGCCCAGGTGCATCACCAAGTTCGCCCAG CAGTACGTGGGCTCCTTCCCCGTGGACGACCTGAACACCCAGGAGAGCGTGTGGCTCGTGCAGCAGCAGCTGTGGGCACTGAAG GATTGTCCCCGACGCCGGGCTGTCATCCTGAAATTCAGCCTTCAGGGCCTCAAGATTTACAGCGGGGAGGGCGAG GTGCTCCTGATGGCTCACGCCCTGCGGCGCATCCTCTACTCCACCTGGTGCCCGGCTGACTGCCAGTTCGCCTTCATGGCCCGAAACCCCCAGAGCCCGGCCAACAAGCTCTTCTGCCACCTCTTCGTGGGCAACCAGCCTGGAGAG gTCCAGATCCTGCACCTGCTGCTCTGCCGCTCCTTCCAGCTCGCTTACCTCCTGCAGCACCCTGAGCAGCGcgcacagcctgagccctgcctGGGGTCTGCAGGGGACATAGCCCCGAAGCAGCTGTCCAGCCCTGGGGGCCCCCCTGGCCTAGTACGGGAGCCCTTCGGCCGTGGTCAGCTCTCACAGAATGTGCACGCGCTGGTCTCCTTCCGGCGGCTGCCAGCAGAGGGGCCCGTGGGCAGTGGG AAGGAGCTGCCGGAGTCCGAAGGCCGAGGCGGGGCCCGCCATGCCCGCCTGGGGAATCCTTACTGCTCGCCCACGCTGGTGCGCAAGAAGGCCATTCGCAGCAAGGTGATCCGCTCTGGGGCCTACCGCGGCTGCACCTACGAGACCCAGCTGCAGCTGTCCGCTCGGGAGGCCT TTCCTGCCGCgtgggaggcgtggccccggggGCCTGGTGGCCCCTCGTGTCTGGTGGAGAGCGAGGGGAGCCTGACGGAGAACATCTGGGCCTTTGCTGGCATCTCCAG GCCCAGCGCCCTCGCCCTGCTGCGGAGAGACGTGCTTGGGGCCTTCCTGCTGTGGCCTGAGCCCGGCACCAGTGGCCAGTGGTGCCTGTCGGTGCGGACACAGTGTGGTGTGGTCCCCCACCAGGTCTTCCGGAACCACTTGGGCCGCTACTGCGTGGAG CACCTGCCGGCCGAGTTTGCCAGCCTGGAGGCCCTGCTGGAGCACCACGCTGGGACGGAGCGCAGCCTCTTCTGCTCCCTTGATATGGGCCGCCTGAACCCCAGCTACGAAGAGCAGGACTGCGGGTCCGAGGGCAGGCCCCCCCGGACACTGCGGCCCCTTGGCCATGCCAAGTCCGAGGCAGAGCTGCAGGGCCTGGGCTAG